In Lytechinus variegatus isolate NC3 chromosome 18, Lvar_3.0, whole genome shotgun sequence, a single genomic region encodes these proteins:
- the LOC121431571 gene encoding probable isoprenylcysteine alpha-carbonyl methylesterase ICMEL2: MDRIKVISGKVARGAFLAVGVPYGIAIITNIALGWPCSQQGEDKYKRALNPSRVLKVSYAVAEQFTLVRFLPLNIKWSLLYRAGNKVMKDVEFGVNGNTLDVWTPYSTSNTYPEPTRPVMVFVYGGAWGSGDKAMYGLLAQEIMDNLGALVVIPNYSIYPKGDVKEMIRDVHDTIAYIKSPSFHETFHDVDQNKIILFGHSAGAHLCAQSVIELAEGLLERSASDRPADGIKVEERDGMTEVDTAKLLDSSAFSPSELLSSIRGVVGVGGVYQIMDHYHHESWRGVEDLSPMWRAMNGLENFDHFSPTERVLKMSQEQIERLPPIYLIHGTDDKVVPLSSTEKFSTTLTERDADVTVRLIGEGGHAELIMDMMERGRKFYDVMMNLITLEFADKVFK, translated from the exons ATGGACAGGATAAAAGTGATAAGCGGCAAAGTTGCCAGGGGGGCTTTTCTGGCAGTCGGTGTACCATATGGCATCGCCATTATTACAAACATTGCATTGGGATGGCCTTGCAGTCAACAAGGGGAGGATAAGTATAAAAGAGCACTGAACCCCTCCAGAGTCCTCAAAGTCAGCTATGCCGTAGCAGAACAGTTCACTCTAGTAAGATTCCTCCCTCTGAATATCAAGTGGAGTCTGTTGTATAGAGCTGGAAACAAAGTTATGAAG GATGTCGAGTTTGGGGTGAATGGCAACACTTTGGATGTTTGGACGCCATATTCGACCAGTAATACGTACCCTGAACCCACCCGACCAGTCATGGTCTTTGTCTATGGAGGAGCTTGGGGGTCAGGAGACAAGGCCATGTATGGGTTGTTGGCTCAAGAAATCATGGATAATCTTGGGGCTCTTGTGGTGATACCAAACTACAGCATTTATCCAAAG GGTGATGTGAAGGAGATGATTCGTGATGTCCACGACACCATCGCGTATATAAAATCACCTAGCTTCCATGAGACGTTTCATGATGTCGATCAGAATAAGATTATTCTCTTTGGACATTCTGCCGGAGCACACCTTTGTGCCCAATCAGTGATAGAGCTAGCTGAAGGGCTTCTAGAGAGGAGTGCATCAGATCGGCCAGCAGATGGCATCAAAGTTGAAGAGAGGGATG GGATGACAGAAGTAGACACTGCAAAGTTGCTGGACAGTTCTGCGTTTTCACCGAGCGAGCTTCTCTCGTCGATCAGAGGGGTGGTTGGAGTGGGCGGGGTCTATCAGATCATGGATCACTACCACCATGAATCCTGGCGAGGGGTGGAGGATCTCTCCCCCATGTGGAGAGCCATGAACGGTCTGGAGAACTTTGATCATTTCTCCCCGACGGAGAGGGTTTTAAAGATGTCACAGGAACAGATAGAAAG ATTGCCTCCCATCTACCTCATCCATGGCACCGATGACAAGGTCGTCCCTCTTTCCTCCACCGAGAAGTTTTCCACAACACTCACCGAGAGGGATGCAGATGTGACAGTCCGACTAATAGGAGAAGGGGGCCATGCAGAACTTATCATGGATATGATGGAGCGTGGGAGGAAGTTTTATGACGTAATGATGAACCTCATCACATTGGAGTTTGCTGATAAGGTGTTTAAATAA
- the LOC121431711 gene encoding poly(ADP-ribose) glycohydrolase-like, whose product MPKKRDRETDETTPKRFRQSTLDFHFTAKGGVKSNPEEDEEEAMMSAEERAEMQRRRELMAAAAERRKQSGSPWSTPPGSPENVEDNDSNRMQRSSTSKTVQPSSPDIPSRTVPKSNMIAALSEASDASLQERTNTPKQEKDVYKRTDWYDYVVEKGVLPDEVDRPSTSKDARKNKVTGKNGEDEDDMNRSDVNYAEMEPASPTLEYMYDGDGSQPLFTDSEPLEGEEVHCTDVPTSYWKGSPISELNRAPACADVLPEMRPSQDHTILFRTPVKSGVVPTALPSDYQDKWDGDHVRMPCSPENLYPVEDQAGRKKVQSRWELIEATLLGGIKNSVDLEEAILTYNARYSQRWNFRALHTLFTEVLDAEETTYFFDKILPEMVNLALRLPKLCTQAIPLLRRQLTHSITISQQQIASLLANAFFCTFPRRNAQQKKSEYSKFPDINFNRLFEMGKGYKNHRKIEKLKCILIYFRRVTENVPTGTVTISRRALTDLPRWDKSTAPLTRLHMAASGMIEKEGHGMLQMDFANKYIGGGALGFGCVQEEIRFMINPELIVTRLITEVLDDNECVIIKGAEQFSDYTGYANTFKWKGSFKDSTPRDAWGRRETEIVAIDALVIRRYEDQFRPDCLRRELNKAFCGFHGNTSSEHLPAIASGNWGCGAFGGDKRVKGLIQMMAAAEAGRDLAYFTFEDKDLCDDMAGMHDFLAAQSVTVGDLWRNLHRYRTDVLRRGAGASKPKLFPYLLQLYTVCDSDTDEYETEAGPPAETKATAGGSYSPNYRAETP is encoded by the exons ATGCCCAAGAAGAGGGATAGAGAGACGGACGAGACAACCCCAAAGAGGTTCAGGCAGTCCACGTTGGATTTCCATTTTACTGCAAAAG GTGGAGTGAAGTCAAATCCTGAAGAGGACGAGGAGGAGGCAATGATGAGTGCGGAGGAGAGAGCTGAGATGCAGAGGAGGAGGGAGCTCATGGCAGCCGCTGCTGAAAGAAGGAA ACAATCAGGTTCACCATGGAGCACACCACCAGGCAGCCCTGAGAATGTGGAAGACAATGACAGCAATCGCATGCAACGATCATCAACCTCAAAGACAGTTCAACCTTCATCACCCGATATACCATCAAGAACTGTGCCCAAAAGCAATATGATAGCTGCTTTATCAGAAGCTAGCGATGCTTCTCTGCAAGAGAGGACTAATACCCCAAAACAAGAGAAAGATGTTTATAAGAGGACAGATTGGTATGATTATGTTGTAGAAAAGGGAGTATTGCCCGATGAGGTGGACAGACCTTCAACCTCGAAAGATGCTCGCAAAAATAAAGTGACTGGGAAAAATGGGGAAGATGAGGATGATATGAATCGTTCAGATGTGAATTATGCAGAGATGGAACCGGCGAGTCCAACTctggaatacatgtatgatggagATGGATCACAGCCATTGTTTACTGA TTCAGAACCTTTGGAAGGTGAGGAGGTTCACTGCACAGATGTTCCAACTTCATATTGGAAAGGTTCTCCTATCTCGGAGTTAAACCGGGCACCAGCCTGCGCTGATGTATTACCTGAGATGAGACCATCCCAAGATCACACCATTCTCTTTAGA ACCCCAGTGAAATCAGGTGTTGTTCCCACTGCCTTACCAAGTGATTACCAAGATAAATGGGATGGTGACCATGTAAGAATGCCATGCTCTCCAGAAAACCTATATCCTGTGGAAGATCAG GCTGGAAGAAAGAAAGTCCAAAGCAGATGGGAGCTCATTGAAGCAACCTTACTTGGTGGAATAAAGAACTCGGTAGATTTAGAA GAAGCTATTTTGACGTACAACGCTCGCTACAGCCAGCGTTGGAACTTCAGAGCACTTCACACTCTCTTTACGGAAGTACTAGATGCAGAGGAAACAACTTATTTCTTTGATAAGATTCTCCCGGAGATGGTTAATCTTGCTCTACGATTGCCAAAATTATGTACTCAG GCCATTCCTCTATTAAGAAGACAGTTAACACACAGCATCACAATATCCCAACAGCAGATAGCCAGCCTCCTTGCCAATGCTTTCTTCTGTACCTTTCCACGACGGAATGctcagcaaaaaaaatcagagtaCTCCAAATTCCCAGATATCAACTTCAACAG GTTATTTGAGATGGGCAAAGGTTACAAGAATCACAGAAAGATTGAGAAGTTAAAGTGTATCCTGATTTACTTCCGTAGAGTTACTGAAAATG tacCTACGGGAACTGTGACAATCAGCCGAAGGGCTTTGACTGATCTACCCAGGTGGGATAAAAGTACAGCACCTCTCACAAGGCTTCACATGGCTGCTTCGGGAATGATTGAGAAGGAAGGCCATGGAATGCTTCAG ATGGACTTTGCTAATAAATACATCGGTGGTGGTGCATTGGGGTTCGGTTGCGTCCAAGAGGAGATCCGCTTCATGATCAACCCAGAGCTCATAGTGACTCGTCTCATCACTGAGGTTCTGGATGACAATGAGTGTGTCATTATCAAAG GTGCTGAGCAGTTCAGTGACTACACCGGATATGCTAACACTTTCAAATGGAAGGGAAGCTTCAAGGACTCGACACCAag GGATGCATGGGGAAGGCGAGAGACTGAGATCGTTGCTATTGATGCCCTTGTGATCCGTCGGTATGAAGATCAGTTCAGACCTGATTGTCTCCGGAGAGAGCTCAATAAG GCATTTTGTGGTTTCCATGGTAACACCTCATCAGAGCATCTGCCTGCCATAGCGTCTGGTAATTGGGGTTGTGGAGCATTTGGAGGAGACAAGAGGGTGAAAG gACTCATCCAAATGATGGCTGCTGCTGAAGCAGGGAGAGATCTGGCTTACTTCACGTTTGAAGATAAGGATTTATGTGATGATATGGCAGGCATGCATGACTTCCTAGCAGCCCAGTCTGTCACTGTTG GTGATCTGTGGAGGAACCTACATAGGTACAGGACGGACGTCTTGAGACGTGGTGCAGGAGCATCAAAGCCCAAGCTCTTTCCGTACCTCCTTCAGCTCTACACAGTGTGTGATTCAGACACAGACGAGTATGAGACCGAGGCAGGCCCTCCAGCGGAGACCAAGGCCACAGCTGGTGGAAGCTACAGTCCCAACTACAGAGCAGAAACGCCTTAA